The genomic stretch CGGCAAACGCACCACCACCGGTTACACCATCCAGGTGGCAGTAGAAGAAGCGACCCGCGAAATGTGCTTTGTGAGCCCGGCAATACTGTTTGAACGAATGGGAGTGACGCCATGAAATGGTGGCCTTTGCTGGCGCTGATCGTCAGCCCGCTGGTCAGCGCCGTGACGCTGGATGAACTGCAGCAGCGTTTCACCGGGCAGCCCGTCGTGCGCGCGCACTTCGAACAGGTTCGCACCATAAAAGATATGCCGCAGCCGCTGCGCTCGCAGGGCGAGATGCTGATCGCCCGCGACAGCGGCCTGCTGTGGGATCAAAAAGCGCCGTTCCCGATGACGCTCCTGCTCGATGACAAGCGGATGGTGCAGGCGATTAACGGCCAGCCGCCGCAGACCGTCACCGCCGACAATAATCCGCAGATGTTCCAGTTCAACCATCTTCTGCGGGCCCTGTTCCAGGCCGACCGCAGGGTGCTTGAAGAGAACTTCCGCATCGATTTTAAAGACCTGGGCGCGGGCCGCTGGTCGCTGGTGCTTACGCCAAAAACGACACCGCTGGACAAAATCTTCGCCACCCTCGATCTGGGCGGCGCGACCTATCTGGAGACGATTCGTCTCAACGACAAACAGGGCGACCGTACCGATATCGCCCTTTCACGCCACCAACTGACGCCCGCCAGCCTGACCGATGACGAACGCCAACGCTTTGCCGCACCGTAAATCCCTGCGCCCGGCGCTGCTGTGGGCCACGCTATGCCTGATTCTGCTGGGCGTGCTGCTGTCGCTGCTGCCCGGCGCGCGTCTGAACAGCAGCGTGCTGGCCATGCTGCCGAAGCAGACGCTGGGGGCGATCCCTCCGGCGCTCAACGACGGGTTTATGCAGCGTCTCGACCGCCAGCTGGTCTGGCTGGTCAGCCCCGGCAAAGAGCCCGATCCGCACGTGGCGCAGCAGTGGCTGACGCTGCTGCAAAGCAGCGATTCGCTCAGCGAGGTCAAAGGCCCGATGGACGCCGCCGGGCAAAAGGCCTGGGGAGAGTTCTTCTGGCAGCACCGAAATGGCCTGATCGATCCCGCCACCCGCGCCCGCCTGCAAAACGGCGGAGAAGCGCAGGCGCAGTGGATTTTATCTCAGCTCTATTCGGCCTTTTCCGGCGTCAGCGGCAAAGAGTTGCAAAACGATCCCCTGATGCTGATGCGCGGCTCCCAGCTCGCTCTGGCGCAAAACGGCCAGAAGCTGCGGCTGATGGACGGCTGGCTGGTCACACAGGATGAGACGGGAAACTACTGGTATCTGCTGCACGGCGAGCTGGCGGGCTCGTCATTTGATATGCAGCAGACCCACCGGCTCGTGACGACGCTTAACGCGCTGCAGGAGAGGCTAAAAGCGCGTTACCCGCAGGCGCAGCTGCTTTCGCGCGGGACCGTGTTCTACAGCGATTACGCCAGCCAGCAGGCCAAACGCGACGTTTCGACGCTGGGCATCGCCACCCTGCTTGGCGTGTTCCTGCTCATCGTGGCGGTGTTCCGCTCTTTGCGTCCGCTGCTGCTGAGCGTGCTCTCGATTGCCATCGGCGCGCTGGCGGGCACGGTGGTGACGCTGCTGCTCTTTGGCGAGCTGCATCTGATGACGCTGGTGATGAGCATGAGCATCATCGGTATTTCAGCCGACTACACGCTCTACTACCTGACCGAACGGATGGTGCACGGCGCGGAGCATTCCCCCTGGCAAAGCCTGGCGAAAGTACGCAATGCGCTGCTGCTGGCGCTGCTGACGACCGTCGCCGCCTACCTGATTATGATGCTGGCCCCCTTCCCCGGGATCCGCCAGATGGCGGTGTTCGCCGCAGTGGGGCTGAGCGCCTCCTGCCTGACGGTGATTTTCTGGCATCCGTGGCTGTGCCGGGGTTTACCGGTGCGCCCGGTTCCGCTGATGGTTATCATGCTGCGCTGGCTGGCCGCCTGGCGACGCAATAAAAAACTGTCCGTTGGTTTGCCCGTCGCGCTGGCGCTGCTCTCCGCCGTGGGGATGAGCACCCTGAGGGTGGACGACGACATCGCCCAGCTGCAGGCCCTGCCGAAAGATATTCTGGCGCAGGAGAAAACCATTACCGCCCTGACCGGACAGAGCGTCGATCAGAAATGGTTTGTGGTTCATGGCGCCTCGCCTCAGCAAACGCTGGAGCGGCTGGAAGCCTTTACCCCGGCGCTGGCACAGGCGCAGAAAGCCGGAGAGATCGCCCGCTGGCGTACGCTGCCGCTGAACTCGCTGGCCCGCCAGAAAAGCGATCTTACGCTGCTGCGCGAGGCTGCTCCTGCGGTAACGAACGTGCTGAAAAGCGCCGGGCTCAACGCCGTATCGCCGAATCTCGACGCCATGCCGGTCAGCGTGGACGCGTGGCTTAAAAGCCCGGCCAGCGAAGGCTGGCGCCTGCTCTGGCTGACCCTGCCCGACGGGGAAAGCGGCGTGCTCGTGCCGGTGGACGGCGCGAAAAACAGCGCTTACCTCGGTGAACTGGCCGCGCGCCATGACGGCGTCGTCTGGGTCGATCGCAAAGCCAGCTTTGACAGCCTGTTTGCTCTCTACCGCACGCTGCTGACGGGGCTACTGTTTGCCGCGCTGGCAGTGATTGCCTGCGGGGCGATGCTGCGCCTCGGCTGGCGTAAAGGGCTGATAAGCCTGGTGCCGTCCGTACTGTCGCTGAGCTGCGGGCTGGCGGTACTGGCCGCAACGGGCCACCCGGTGAATCTGTTCTCACTGCTGGCGCTGGTACTGGTGCTCGGCATTGGCATTAACTACACGCTGTTTTTCAGCAACCCGCGCGGTACGCCGCTGACCTCCATGCTGGCGATTACGCTGGCCATGATGACCACGCTGCTCACGCTGGGCATGCTCGTCTTCAGCGCCACCCAGGCCATCAGCAGCTTTGGTATCGTGCTGGTAAGCGGTATTTTTACCGCCTTCCTGCTGGCGCCGCTGGCGATGCCGGATAAGAAAGAGAGAAAACGTAAATGAACGCTTTTTACCGAGCCGTCGCGCTAACCGCGGCGCTGTTGCTGGCAGGCTGCAGCCATTCGACCGATACCAAAGAGACGCGGCCTCAGGCCTGGCTCCAGCCGGGCACCAAAGTTACGCTGCCGCCGCCCGGCATCAGCCCGGCGGTAAGCTCCCAGCAGCTGCTGACCGGCAGCTTTAACGGACAAACGCAGTCTTTGCTGGTGATGCTCAACGCGGATGCGCATAAGGTGACGCTGGCCGGGCTCTCTTCCGTGGGCATTCGTCTGTTCCTGGCAACGTACGATGAGACCGGTATTCATACCGAACAGTCGATCGTCGTGCCGCAGCTGCCGCCCGCCAGCCAGGTGCTGGCCGACGTGATGCTCAGCCACTGGCCGATTAGCGCCTGGCAGCCGCAGTTGCCGAAGGGCTGGACGCTAACGGACAATGGCGATCGACGCGAGCTACGTAACGCCAGCGGCAAGCTGGTGACGGAGATTGTCTACCTGCAGCGCAAAGGCAAGCGCGAGCCGATCAGCATCGAGCAACACGTATTCAAATACCACATCACCATTCAATATCTGGGTGACTGAGATGATCTATATTTCCGCTGTTGGCATGGTCAACGCGCTGGGCAACTCGCCTGACGAGATTGCCGCGAATCTGGTGGCAGGCGTCGCGCCGGGTATGCACGCCCGGACCGGCTGGCTGCAGAATTTACCCGAAGCCGTTCTGGGCGGCGTGGAAGGCGAGCTGCCGCCCGTCCCGGACGCCTTCTCCGCACACCGCACCCGCAATAACCAGCTGCTGCTGGCCGCGCTGGCGCAGATTCAGCCCGCCGTTAACGAGGCCATCGCCCGCGTCGGTCGCGACCGCGTGGCCGTGGTGCTGGGGACCAGCACCTCCGGGCTGGATGAGGGCGATGAGCACGTCAGGCGCATGACCGACGGCGAGGCCAGCACGCGCTGGCAGTATCCGCAGCAGGAGCTTGGCGATCCGTCCCGCTTCCTCGCCAACTGGCTTCAGCTCGAAGGCCCGGCCTACACGATCTCCACGGCCTGCTCCTCCAGCGCGCGGGCGATGATCGGCGGCAAACGTCTGATTGAAGCCGGGCTGGTGGACATCGCCATTGTCGGCGGGGCCGATACCCTGAGCCGGATGCCCGTCAACGGTTTTAACAGCCTTGAATCCTTCTCCCCCACGCTCTGCGAGCCGTTTGGTCGCGACCGCCGGGGGATCACCATCGGTGAAGCCGCCGCGCTGATGGTATTGAGCAGGGAGCCCGCCGACGTGGCGCTGCTCGGGACGGGCGAATCCAGCGATGCATACCATATTTCCGCTCCGCATCCGCAGGGCGAAGGGGCGATAAGGGCTATTACTCAGGCGCTTAACGAAGCGGGTATGCAGCCGCAAGATATCGGCTACATCAACCTGCACGGCACGGCCACGCCGCTCAACGATCAGATTGAATCGCAGGTAGTTCACGATCTCTTCGGGGAAAGCGTGCCGTGTAGCTCAACCAAACACCTTACCGGCCACACGCTGGGCGCCGCCGGTATTACCGAAGCGGCCCTGAGCTGGCTGATGCTGACGCGCGACCTGCCGTTGCCGCCGCAGGACTTCGCCCGCTACGCGCCGGACGACACGCTGGCGCCGTGCGGCCTGCTGCACCAGCGCACCGCTCTGAAAAAGCCGGTCATTTTGTCTAACTCGTTCGCGTTTGGCGGTAACAACGCCAGCATTCTGCTGGGGAGAGCCTCATGAGCTACTTATCACCCGAAGCCTATTTGCCACACGAGGCGCCGATGATGCTGCTGGGGTCCGTTGAGAACGTTTCGGACGACACGGCGGTCTGCCGCGTGGCCGTCAACGGGCAAAGCGTGCTGGCGCCGTTTCTCAATGCCGATGGCGACCTGCCGGGCTGGTACGCGCTCGAGCTGATGGCGCAAACCGTCGGCGTCTGGTCAGGCTGGCATCGCCAGCAGCAGGGGCAGGATCATATCGCGCTGGGCATGGTGCTCGGCGCGCGCGAGCTGATCTGCGCCAGCGGGCGTTTCGCCGCGGGCCTGACGCTGGATATTACCGTTAAGCTGCTGATGCAGGACGAACGCTTCGGCAGCTTTGAATGCGCGATTTCCGCTAATGAAGAGACGCTGGCCACGGGCCGGGTCAATACCTTCCAGCCGAGCGCAGAAGAATTAACATCGCTTTTTAATCAGGGATCTAACGCATGAGTCGTTCCGTACTGGTCACAGGGGCCAGCAAAGGCATAGGGCGCGCCATCGCCCGCCAGCTTGCCGCCGACGGGTTTACCGTAGGCGTGCATTACCATCGTGATGCCGCAGGCGCGCAGGAGACGCTGGACGCCATCACGCAGGCGGGTGGCAACGGTCGTTTACTCGCCTTTGATGTGGGCAACCGCGAACAGTGCCGCGAGGTGCTGGAGCAGGAGATTGAAGCCCATGGCGCATGGTATGGCGTGGTCAGCAACGCCGGAATTACCCGCGACGGCGCCTTTCCGGCGCTGAGCGAAGACGACTGGGACAGCGTGATCCACACCAATCTCGACAGTTTTTATAACGTCATTCACCCCTGCATTATGCCGATGATTGGCACCCGTAAAGGGGGGCGCATTATCACCTTATCGTCCGTGTCCGGCGTGATGGGCAACCGCGGACAGGTGAACTACAGCGCGGCCAAAGCGGGCATTATCGGCGCCACCAAAGCGCTGGCGATTGAGCTGGCAAAACGCAAAATCACCGTCAACTGCATTGCCCCGGGGCTGATTGATACCGGCATGATTGAGATGGAAGAAGCCGCGCTGAAGGAAGCCATGTCCATCATCCCAATGAAACGTATGGGCCAGGCTGAGGAGGTCGCCGGGCTGGCAAGCTATCTGATGTCAGATATTGCGGGCTACGTTACCCGCCAGGTCATTTCCATTAACGGAGGCATGCTATGACGCGTCGCGTGGTGATTACGGGCATGGGCGGCGTGACCGCCTTTGGCGAAAGCTGGCAATCCGTTTCCAGCAGGCTGCTGGCGTATGAAAACGCGGTGCGTAAAATGCCGGAATGGCAGGTGTATGATGGCCTGCATACCCTTCTGGGCGCACCGATCGATGATTTCACGCTGCCGGAACACTATACCCGCAAGCGTATTCGCGCCATGGGCCGGGTATCGTTGATGTCGACCCGCGCCACCGAGCTGGCGCTGGAGCAGGCGGGCCTGATTGGCGAAGCGGTGCTCACCAACGGTCAAACCGGTATCGCCTACGGTTCTTCGACTGGCAGTACCGGGCCCGTCAGCGAATTCGCGACCATGCTCACCGAAAAGCACACCAATAACATCACTGGGACAACCTACGTCCAGATGATGCCGCACACCACGGCGGTGAATACCGGCCTGTTCTTTGGACTACGCGGCCGCGTCATCCCGACCTCAAGCGCCTGTACCTCCGGCAGCCAGGCGATTGGCTACGCCTGGGAGGCCATTCGCCACGGGTATCAGACCGTCATGGTCGCGGGGGGCGCTGAGGAGCTGTGTCCGTCTGAAGCGGCGGTATTTGATACGCTCTTCGCCACCAGCCAGCGCAATGACGCGCCTAAACATACCCCGTCGCCATTTGATACGCAGCGCGATGGTCTGGTGATTGGAGAAGGCGCAGGCACCCTGATTCTGGAAGAGCTGGAGCACGCCAGAGCGCGCGGGGCCACGATCTACGGCGAAATCGTGGGCTTTGCCACCAACTGCGACGCGGCCCATATCACTCAGCCTCAGCGTGAAACCATGCAGATTTGCATGGAGCAGTCGCTGGCCATGGCGGGATTAAACGCCCGGGATATGGGGTATATCTCCGCGCACGGTACCGCCACCGATCGCGGTGATATCGCCGAAAGCCTGGCCACCGCCGCTATCTACGGTGACAGCGTGCCGGTTTCCTCGCTGAAGAGCTATTTTGGCCATACGCTGGGTGCCTGCGGCGCGCTGGAAGCGTGGATGAGCCTGCAGATGATGCGTGAAGGCTGGTTTGCCCCGACGCTCAATTTAACGCAGCCGGATGAGCAATGCGGTGCTTTGGATTATATTATGGGAGAAGCCCGCCAGATTGACTGCGAGTATTTGCAGAGCAACAACTTCGCGTTTGGCGGCATCAACACCTCGATCATCATTAAACGCTGGGCGTAACTATGTACCAGTTTGTACTGGGAAAAATCTCCACCCTTTGCGCGGACCCGCTGGCGTCAGCGCTCGCAGACAGGGCGCCTCAGGGTGCCCGACAGGCCTCCTGGCTGGCCGGGAGGACGCTGCTCGCCAGAACGTTATCCCCTCACCCGCTCCCCGACATCATTTACGGCGAGCAGGGGAAACCGGCCTTTGCGAAGGGTCATCCGCTGTGGTTCAACCTGAGCCACAGCGGTGACGATATCGCCCTGCTGATGAGCGATGAAGGTGAAGTCGGCTGCGATATCGAAGTGATTCGCCCGAGAAAGAACTGGCAGGCGCTGGCTAATGCGGTATTCAGCATGACGGAGCATGACGAGCTGGAGCGAGAAGCGCCCGAGGAACGGCTTTCCGCCTTCTGGCGTATCTGGACGCGGAAAGAAGCGATTGTAAAACAGCGTGGCGGCAGCGCCTGGCAGATTGTCAGCATCGACAGCACGGCGCGGACGCACGCGGTCAGCCAGCTACAGGTCGGCTCCCTGAGCCTTGCCGTCTGCACAGCAACCCCTTATACCCTGACCCACGAGTCGATTATTCACGTTGGGACGTGCGGGGCAGAAAAATCACCAGCACACCCAGAATAATAAACCCGACGCCCACCAGCCCGTGCCAGGAGAAGCGTTCTCCCCAGCCGGGCAGTAGAATCGCCGCGCCCCACACCAGAATATAGCTGAGGCTCAGCAGAGCATACGC from Enterobacter dykesii encodes the following:
- a CDS encoding outer membrane lipoprotein carrier protein LolA translates to MKWWPLLALIVSPLVSAVTLDELQQRFTGQPVVRAHFEQVRTIKDMPQPLRSQGEMLIARDSGLLWDQKAPFPMTLLLDDKRMVQAINGQPPQTVTADNNPQMFQFNHLLRALFQADRRVLEENFRIDFKDLGAGRWSLVLTPKTTPLDKIFATLDLGGATYLETIRLNDKQGDRTDIALSRHQLTPASLTDDERQRFAAP
- a CDS encoding MMPL family transporter, producing MTNANALPHRKSLRPALLWATLCLILLGVLLSLLPGARLNSSVLAMLPKQTLGAIPPALNDGFMQRLDRQLVWLVSPGKEPDPHVAQQWLTLLQSSDSLSEVKGPMDAAGQKAWGEFFWQHRNGLIDPATRARLQNGGEAQAQWILSQLYSAFSGVSGKELQNDPLMLMRGSQLALAQNGQKLRLMDGWLVTQDETGNYWYLLHGELAGSSFDMQQTHRLVTTLNALQERLKARYPQAQLLSRGTVFYSDYASQQAKRDVSTLGIATLLGVFLLIVAVFRSLRPLLLSVLSIAIGALAGTVVTLLLFGELHLMTLVMSMSIIGISADYTLYYLTERMVHGAEHSPWQSLAKVRNALLLALLTTVAAYLIMMLAPFPGIRQMAVFAAVGLSASCLTVIFWHPWLCRGLPVRPVPLMVIMLRWLAAWRRNKKLSVGLPVALALLSAVGMSTLRVDDDIAQLQALPKDILAQEKTITALTGQSVDQKWFVVHGASPQQTLERLEAFTPALAQAQKAGEIARWRTLPLNSLARQKSDLTLLREAAPAVTNVLKSAGLNAVSPNLDAMPVSVDAWLKSPASEGWRLLWLTLPDGESGVLVPVDGAKNSAYLGELAARHDGVVWVDRKASFDSLFALYRTLLTGLLFAALAVIACGAMLRLGWRKGLISLVPSVLSLSCGLAVLAATGHPVNLFSLLALVLVLGIGINYTLFFSNPRGTPLTSMLAITLAMMTTLLTLGMLVFSATQAISSFGIVLVSGIFTAFLLAPLAMPDKKERKRK
- a CDS encoding beta-ketoacyl-[acyl-carrier-protein] synthase family protein, with the protein product MIYISAVGMVNALGNSPDEIAANLVAGVAPGMHARTGWLQNLPEAVLGGVEGELPPVPDAFSAHRTRNNQLLLAALAQIQPAVNEAIARVGRDRVAVVLGTSTSGLDEGDEHVRRMTDGEASTRWQYPQQELGDPSRFLANWLQLEGPAYTISTACSSSARAMIGGKRLIEAGLVDIAIVGGADTLSRMPVNGFNSLESFSPTLCEPFGRDRRGITIGEAAALMVLSREPADVALLGTGESSDAYHISAPHPQGEGAIRAITQALNEAGMQPQDIGYINLHGTATPLNDQIESQVVHDLFGESVPCSSTKHLTGHTLGAAGITEAALSWLMLTRDLPLPPQDFARYAPDDTLAPCGLLHQRTALKKPVILSNSFAFGGNNASILLGRAS
- the acpT gene encoding 4'-phosphopantetheinyl transferase AcpT — protein: MYQFVLGKISTLCADPLASALADRAPQGARQASWLAGRTLLARTLSPHPLPDIIYGEQGKPAFAKGHPLWFNLSHSGDDIALLMSDEGEVGCDIEVIRPRKNWQALANAVFSMTEHDELEREAPEERLSAFWRIWTRKEAIVKQRGGSAWQIVSIDSTARTHAVSQLQVGSLSLAVCTATPYTLTHESIIHVGTCGAEKSPAHPE
- a CDS encoding 3-hydroxy-fatty acyl-ACP dehydratase, producing the protein MSYLSPEAYLPHEAPMMLLGSVENVSDDTAVCRVAVNGQSVLAPFLNADGDLPGWYALELMAQTVGVWSGWHRQQQGQDHIALGMVLGARELICASGRFAAGLTLDITVKLLMQDERFGSFECAISANEETLATGRVNTFQPSAEELTSLFNQGSNA
- a CDS encoding beta-ketoacyl-ACP synthase produces the protein MTRRVVITGMGGVTAFGESWQSVSSRLLAYENAVRKMPEWQVYDGLHTLLGAPIDDFTLPEHYTRKRIRAMGRVSLMSTRATELALEQAGLIGEAVLTNGQTGIAYGSSTGSTGPVSEFATMLTEKHTNNITGTTYVQMMPHTTAVNTGLFFGLRGRVIPTSSACTSGSQAIGYAWEAIRHGYQTVMVAGGAEELCPSEAAVFDTLFATSQRNDAPKHTPSPFDTQRDGLVIGEGAGTLILEELEHARARGATIYGEIVGFATNCDAAHITQPQRETMQICMEQSLAMAGLNARDMGYISAHGTATDRGDIAESLATAAIYGDSVPVSSLKSYFGHTLGACGALEAWMSLQMMREGWFAPTLNLTQPDEQCGALDYIMGEARQIDCEYLQSNNFAFGGINTSIIIKRWA
- a CDS encoding 3-ketoacyl-ACP reductase FabG2, translated to MSRSVLVTGASKGIGRAIARQLAADGFTVGVHYHRDAAGAQETLDAITQAGGNGRLLAFDVGNREQCREVLEQEIEAHGAWYGVVSNAGITRDGAFPALSEDDWDSVIHTNLDSFYNVIHPCIMPMIGTRKGGRIITLSSVSGVMGNRGQVNYSAAKAGIIGATKALAIELAKRKITVNCIAPGLIDTGMIEMEEAALKEAMSIIPMKRMGQAEEVAGLASYLMSDIAGYVTRQVISINGGML
- a CDS encoding DUF3261 domain-containing protein, with product MNAFYRAVALTAALLLAGCSHSTDTKETRPQAWLQPGTKVTLPPPGISPAVSSQQLLTGSFNGQTQSLLVMLNADAHKVTLAGLSSVGIRLFLATYDETGIHTEQSIVVPQLPPASQVLADVMLSHWPISAWQPQLPKGWTLTDNGDRRELRNASGKLVTEIVYLQRKGKREPISIEQHVFKYHITIQYLGD